The following proteins come from a genomic window of Candidatus Hydrogenedens sp.:
- a CDS encoding FAD-dependent oxidoreductase, with the protein MQERNYDVLVIGAGAAGMAAALKVAEEGLKTAIVDREPFLGGILPQCIHNGFGVHLFKEELTGPEFAERFIQDVVKSDIDIYLNTTATNMAVHQPIKQVNLCSSEHGVFRINARAIVLAMGCRERNRGNLGIPGTRPAGIFTAGLAQRLINIDGYMPGKRVVIVGSGDIGLIMARRLTWTGAEVLAVVEILPYPSGITRNIVQCLNDFNIPLYLSHIITKIEGKDRVEAVEITPLENGAPNYTKTFKVECDTLLFSVGLVPENELTQSAGIKINPETGGPLVDTRLMTSAEGVFACGNVLHVHDLVDWVSDEAQRCGKELINFLQGKTEKIEQGKVIVGANLKYVLPNRYRLGEKNRFSMRSLIVRDKATLVVRQGEKTIRQFTLRHVKPAEMFHVELKQEDLNDLVSNGELLPIEFSLS; encoded by the coding sequence ATGCAAGAACGAAACTATGATGTTTTGGTAATAGGAGCAGGTGCTGCAGGAATGGCTGCTGCATTAAAGGTGGCAGAAGAGGGTTTGAAAACCGCTATAGTTGACCGAGAACCTTTTTTAGGTGGAATCTTACCCCAGTGTATTCATAATGGTTTTGGAGTACATTTATTTAAGGAAGAACTTACAGGACCTGAATTTGCCGAACGATTTATTCAAGATGTGGTTAAATCAGATATAGATATTTATCTGAATACGACTGCTACAAATATGGCGGTTCATCAACCTATAAAGCAAGTAAATCTGTGTAGTAGTGAACACGGTGTTTTTAGGATTAATGCGAGGGCTATAGTCCTTGCTATGGGTTGTAGAGAGCGAAATCGCGGTAATTTGGGTATCCCTGGAACAAGGCCTGCCGGAATATTTACAGCGGGTCTGGCTCAACGATTAATTAATATAGATGGCTACATGCCAGGTAAGCGGGTGGTTATTGTAGGGTCTGGAGATATTGGCTTGATTATGGCTCGTAGGTTAACATGGACAGGTGCAGAAGTCCTCGCCGTCGTGGAAATATTACCTTATCCATCGGGTATTACAAGAAATATTGTTCAGTGTTTGAATGACTTTAATATTCCCTTATACTTAAGCCATATCATTACAAAAATTGAAGGTAAAGATAGAGTAGAAGCAGTGGAAATAACCCCTCTGGAGAATGGTGCTCCGAATTATACAAAAACCTTCAAAGTAGAATGTGATACACTCTTATTTTCGGTAGGGCTTGTCCCTGAAAATGAATTAACACAATCTGCTGGAATTAAAATTAATCCTGAAACAGGTGGTCCCTTAGTAGACACAAGATTAATGACTTCTGCAGAAGGTGTTTTTGCGTGTGGTAATGTCCTGCATGTCCATGACCTTGTTGATTGGGTTTCCGATGAAGCACAGAGATGTGGAAAGGAATTAATAAACTTTTTGCAAGGGAAAACAGAAAAAATTGAGCAGGGGAAGGTTATTGTAGGTGCAAACCTGAAATATGTTCTTCCCAATAGATATAGATTGGGAGAGAAAAACCGATTTTCTATGCGTTCCCTGATTGTTCGTGATAAAGCAACATTGGTTGTTCGGCAGGGAGAAAAAACAATTCGTCAGTTTACATTAAGACATGTAAAACCTGCGGAAATGTTTCATGTGGAATTAAAGCAAGAAGATTTAAATGATTTGGTCTCTAACGGAGAATTATTACCCATAGAATTTTCACTTAGTTAA
- a CDS encoding NAD(P)/FAD-dependent oxidoreductase produces MNSQIYDVAIIGAGCCGASIARKLSTYEISVVLLEKCVDVGFGVTKANSGIIHAGFHHPITSLKARLEIRGNLMFDQLHYELGFPFKRVGIIVVAFSIEEMKTIEHLYSQGVANGVPRMEICGRERILSLEPQLNSDVVGGLYAPTGGIIEPYRYVFALVESAQKNGVEVKTQFTVEQGIREKDYWIIKSKEGEIIKARYVVNSAGLFADEVSKSFDAELFEIIPRKGEEFLLQRNAKGLPNHVIFPVPGAHTKGILVIPTVEGTLMVGPTAIETDDKYDLETTSQNLETVFMQATYMVPAISRREIITSFAGLRPTMKGNDFYIEPSKKQPHFIQVAGIQSPGLTASPAIGDYVKDILKQEGLQLIEKKDFDPFLPHPIKVRELSFEELENVVEKDPKYGHIVCRCESVSEAEIVEAISKGHTTLDGIKFYTRSGMGRCQGAFCTYKILKIISRETGIPIEKITKRGDNSWIISQRLQTLADEKAER; encoded by the coding sequence ATGAATAGTCAAATATATGATGTTGCTATTATCGGTGCGGGATGTTGTGGTGCTTCCATTGCCCGTAAATTGTCTACTTATGAAATATCGGTGGTTTTGTTAGAAAAATGTGTAGATGTCGGATTTGGTGTTACAAAAGCCAATTCTGGGATTATACACGCCGGTTTTCATCACCCGATTACATCATTAAAAGCCCGTCTGGAAATCCGCGGGAATTTAATGTTTGACCAACTCCATTATGAATTAGGATTTCCTTTTAAGAGGGTAGGAATTATAGTTGTAGCCTTTAGTATTGAAGAAATGAAAACCATAGAACATTTATATTCCCAGGGTGTAGCCAATGGCGTTCCCCGAATGGAAATATGTGGAAGAGAACGGATTTTAAGTTTAGAACCTCAATTAAATTCTGATGTCGTTGGAGGATTATATGCCCCTACGGGTGGAATTATTGAACCTTATCGTTATGTATTTGCTTTAGTTGAATCAGCACAAAAAAATGGGGTCGAGGTAAAAACACAATTTACAGTAGAACAGGGAATACGAGAAAAGGACTATTGGATAATTAAATCAAAAGAAGGGGAAATCATCAAAGCGAGATATGTGGTAAATTCTGCAGGGCTATTTGCCGATGAAGTCTCAAAATCATTTGATGCGGAACTTTTTGAAATTATTCCAAGAAAAGGGGAAGAATTTTTATTACAACGGAATGCAAAAGGTTTGCCCAATCATGTAATTTTCCCTGTTCCTGGTGCCCATACAAAAGGTATATTAGTTATTCCCACAGTTGAAGGAACATTAATGGTAGGTCCCACCGCTATAGAAACAGATGATAAATATGATTTAGAAACAACATCGCAAAATTTAGAAACCGTTTTTATGCAGGCAACTTATATGGTTCCTGCCATTTCGCGAAGGGAAATCATAACCTCTTTTGCCGGTTTAAGACCAACAATGAAAGGTAATGATTTTTATATTGAACCTTCTAAAAAACAACCGCATTTTATTCAAGTCGCAGGAATTCAGTCCCCAGGATTAACGGCTTCTCCTGCTATAGGGGACTATGTAAAAGACATACTAAAACAAGAGGGATTACAACTAATAGAGAAAAAAGACTTCGACCCATTTTTGCCTCATCCTATTAAGGTTCGTGAGTTAAGTTTTGAAGAATTAGAAAATGTTGTGGAAAAAGACCCTAAATATGGGCATATTGTTTGCCGATGTGAAAGTGTCTCCGAAGCAGAAATTGTCGAAGCCATTTCAAAGGGACATACGACCCTTGATGGAATAAAATTTTATACCCGATCTGGTATGGGACGATGTCAGGGGGCTTTTTGCACCTATAAGATATTAAAGATAATTTCACGAGAGACAGGTATTCCTATAGAAAAAATTACAAAACGGGGAGATAACAGTTGGATAATATCCCAACGACTGCAAACTCTTGCAGATGAAAAAGCAGAGAGATAG
- a CDS encoding DUF1667 domain-containing protein: protein MEKEVICLSCPNGCHITVQETSPGVYQFQGAKCERGEVYAYEEITDPKRVVTAVVQTNSEEMPYIPVKTDKPIPKRYINPLLVQLYKQKISIPVKCGQIIIQNFLETGVNVVITRTFPLNFGK from the coding sequence ATGGAAAAAGAAGTGATTTGTTTAAGTTGTCCTAATGGTTGTCATATTACGGTTCAAGAAACTTCTCCAGGGGTATACCAATTTCAGGGTGCAAAATGTGAACGAGGAGAGGTTTATGCTTATGAAGAAATAACAGACCCCAAACGAGTTGTTACTGCAGTAGTTCAAACCAACTCAGAGGAAATGCCATACATCCCCGTGAAAACAGACAAACCCATACCCAAAAGATACATCAATCCATTATTAGTTCAATTGTATAAACAAAAAATCTCTATTCCTGTTAAATGTGGACAAATAATAATTCAAAATTTCTTGGAAACAGGAGTTAATGTTGTGATTACTCGGACATTTCCCCTTAATTTTGGGAAATAG
- a CDS encoding DUF177 domain-containing protein, translating to MDILKIRIMDISDKGYQIDEIIKVAELQPVDVEALPIETIHLTGIVKKTGKNFLFQGKISGYYKHTCDRCLDDMQYKLDKEIIWLFERGQGNIYLNPVEESDRNVENKYRRGKEEFDELAEKRMFQGDEIDLTPYVWEELVLDMPYKFLCSETCAGLCPVCGANLNHETCSCNINCEEEKTQLSNTKLSELLQGINLNLKEE from the coding sequence TTGGATATACTAAAAATAAGAATAATGGATATATCAGATAAGGGTTATCAGATTGATGAAATTATCAAGGTTGCGGAATTACAGCCTGTTGATGTAGAAGCACTTCCCATAGAAACAATACATTTAACTGGGATAGTAAAGAAAACAGGGAAAAACTTTTTATTTCAAGGGAAAATATCAGGATACTATAAGCATACATGTGACCGTTGTCTTGATGATATGCAATATAAACTGGATAAAGAAATAATTTGGTTATTTGAACGAGGACAAGGGAATATATACCTAAATCCTGTGGAGGAAAGTGACCGAAATGTTGAGAATAAATACAGGAGAGGTAAAGAAGAATTTGATGAATTGGCAGAAAAAAGAATGTTTCAAGGAGATGAAATTGATTTGACTCCCTATGTCTGGGAAGAATTGGTATTAGATATGCCTTATAAATTTTTATGCAGTGAAACATGCGCAGGTTTGTGCCCTGTATGTGGTGCAAATTTAAATCATGAAACATGTTCATGTAATATCAATTGTGAAGAGGAAAAAACACAACTTTCAAATACAAAATTATCTGAATTACTTCAAGGAATAAACCTTAACTTAAAGGAGGAGTAA
- a CDS encoding tyrosine recombinase XerC, translating to MNPNEITSKLKPLVDYFLELAVFEWGLSENTLITYRRNLNSYILFISEKNIDDLTKINSHFILEYLLTLQKRGISARSLAQHLSTLRGFYKFLYDEQIIDKNTIDGLDTPRLSKKLPHFLTEGEIEQIFKVAETSPRNKERDLAILELFYSCGFRVSELTHITIHDLSLNEGMLRVRGKGDKVRIVPIGNVAIEKIQNWLRIRETGKVKSSAVFLSKTGKSMSRVTLWRIIKHYAMLAGLSDRVTPHTLRHTFATHLLNRGADLRVVQELLGHSNISTTQIYTHVSVERITQAHKNAHPRA from the coding sequence ATGAATCCGAATGAAATAACCTCAAAGTTGAAACCTCTTGTTGACTATTTCCTCGAACTTGCAGTCTTTGAATGGGGATTATCAGAAAATACACTAATAACATACCGACGGAATTTGAATTCATATATTCTTTTTATCAGCGAGAAGAATATAGATGACCTCACAAAAATAAATTCACATTTTATTTTAGAATATCTTTTAACTCTTCAAAAGAGAGGTATATCCGCTCGTTCTTTAGCACAACATCTAAGCACACTAAGAGGATTTTATAAATTTCTTTATGATGAACAAATAATTGATAAAAATACTATTGATGGATTGGATACACCCCGTTTATCCAAAAAACTACCTCATTTTTTAACCGAAGGTGAAATAGAACAAATATTCAAGGTTGCAGAAACTTCCCCCCGAAATAAAGAAAGAGACCTTGCGATATTAGAACTTTTTTATTCTTGTGGTTTTAGGGTAAGCGAACTAACTCACATTACAATACATGATTTATCTCTAAATGAAGGAATGTTAAGAGTTCGAGGTAAAGGAGATAAAGTTCGCATTGTCCCTATAGGAAATGTAGCCATCGAAAAAATACAAAATTGGCTGAGGATAAGAGAAACAGGCAAAGTAAAATCATCTGCCGTATTTCTATCAAAAACAGGTAAATCTATGAGTAGGGTAACTTTGTGGCGGATTATAAAACATTATGCAATGTTGGCAGGATTATCAGATAGAGTAACCCCTCACACTTTGCGACACACCTTTGCAACCCATTTGTTAAATAGGGGAGCTGATTTGCGAGTGGTTCAGGAACTTCTGGGACATTCCAATATTTCTACTACTCAAATTTATACCCATGTAAGTGTAGAACGAATTACACAAGCCCACAAAAATGCCCATCCTCGTGCATGA
- a CDS encoding TlpA disulfide reductase family protein gives MVNIYYRCSIALFCMLFLMTFSFFLLAVGEQSEKEPVIYDIKLTQIETLIAEKKPGLIIINLWATWCPPCVAELPHFGNIYKKYSKEKVRLYLINIEGKEIKEKVLKPFLKKNALPCPVYLLEGGKPEELEKVLKTEISGALPITIIYNSEGKLIKKFEGAITENDIELVLKQNGMSPISQN, from the coding sequence ATGGTAAATATTTATTACAGATGTAGCATTGCTCTTTTTTGTATGTTATTTTTGATGACCTTTTCTTTTTTTCTTTTAGCAGTAGGGGAACAATCTGAAAAAGAACCTGTCATTTACGATATCAAATTGACCCAAATTGAAACCTTGATTGCTGAAAAGAAACCGGGGCTTATAATTATCAACTTATGGGCTACCTGGTGCCCTCCTTGTGTTGCAGAACTTCCTCATTTTGGTAATATTTACAAAAAATACTCCAAAGAAAAAGTTCGTTTGTATTTGATAAACATAGAAGGGAAGGAAATAAAAGAAAAGGTTTTAAAGCCATTCTTAAAAAAGAATGCTCTCCCTTGTCCTGTATATTTGTTAGAAGGAGGAAAACCTGAAGAACTTGAAAAAGTTTTAAAAACAGAAATAAGTGGTGCTTTGCCCATTACGATTATCTACAATTCAGAAGGAAAACTTATTAAAAAATTTGAAGGTGCAATTACCGAGAATGATATAGAATTGGTTTTAAAACAAAATGGCATGTCACCTATTTCCCAAAATTAA
- the rpmF gene encoding 50S ribosomal protein L32 gives MPVPKRRTGKAKKNMRRSHHALTKPNLVECPHCSEKILPHRVCPKCGYYKNRLVLNLEEE, from the coding sequence GTGCCTGTCCCAAAACGAAGAACTGGAAAAGCCAAGAAAAATATGAGACGGTCTCATCATGCTTTGACAAAGCCGAATTTGGTTGAATGTCCACATTGCAGTGAGAAAATCCTTCCTCACCGGGTTTGTCCCAAGTGTGGGTATTACAAAAATCGTCTGGTATTGAATCTCGAAGAAGAATAA
- the plsX gene encoding phosphate acyltransferase PlsX translates to MRIALDAMGSDGAPAIEVQGAVEASLDQNCDIVLVGNEEILKKELEKYPKKGNIEIVHTPEYISMQDQLVLALRQKKESSLLVALRKLKAGEVDAVVSAGNTGAVMVGSRIILGIMQGISRPALAQALPTIGGKVVLLDLGANVDCQVRHLCDFALMGIAYSHYALGVENPRLGLINIGEEMVKGSSVLKQTFQILSKIEGIKFVGNVEPNGVFGGEADVVVCDGFVGNVILKTAESVAKFVGNFMKEQLLKSSMNRLGAVLARSALQELKKTVNPNEYPGAPLLGVQGIVIVLHGASTALGIANGIRGAVKAVESDLLGHIADNIGKFSCKEVLDTEEEKNQQSTNDTTNEGKEPIDVT, encoded by the coding sequence ATGCGCATCGCTTTAGATGCGATGGGTTCTGATGGTGCTCCTGCTATAGAAGTGCAAGGGGCTGTGGAAGCCAGTTTAGACCAGAATTGCGACATTGTGCTTGTTGGCAATGAAGAGATACTTAAAAAAGAGTTAGAAAAATATCCCAAAAAGGGGAATATAGAGATAGTCCACACCCCGGAATATATTTCTATGCAAGACCAGCTTGTGCTTGCCCTTCGTCAGAAGAAAGAAAGTAGCCTTCTGGTTGCTTTGCGAAAACTAAAAGCAGGGGAGGTAGATGCGGTCGTAAGCGCAGGGAATACAGGTGCTGTAATGGTAGGTTCGCGAATTATACTGGGAATTATGCAAGGGATATCTCGGCCTGCGTTAGCCCAGGCATTACCAACAATTGGCGGAAAGGTTGTTCTGCTGGATTTAGGTGCTAATGTAGACTGTCAGGTTCGACATCTCTGTGATTTTGCCTTAATGGGTATTGCCTATTCTCATTATGCTTTAGGTGTCGAAAATCCTCGACTTGGATTGATTAATATTGGTGAGGAAATGGTAAAGGGGAGCAGTGTTTTAAAACAAACTTTCCAGATTCTAAGTAAAATTGAAGGGATTAAATTTGTAGGGAACGTTGAACCCAATGGTGTTTTTGGAGGAGAAGCAGATGTCGTTGTCTGTGACGGCTTTGTAGGAAATGTTATATTAAAAACGGCAGAATCCGTTGCGAAGTTCGTGGGTAATTTTATGAAAGAACAACTTTTAAAAAGTTCTATGAATCGTTTAGGTGCTGTATTAGCAAGAAGTGCTCTCCAGGAATTAAAGAAAACTGTAAACCCCAATGAATATCCGGGGGCTCCTTTGTTAGGTGTGCAGGGAATTGTTATTGTCCTACACGGTGCCTCTACAGCATTGGGAATTGCTAACGGTATTCGTGGAGCAGTTAAGGCAGTAGAATCGGATTTATTAGGACATATAGCAGATAATATAGGAAAGTTTTCATGTAAAGAAGTTTTAGACACAGAAGAAGAGAAAAACCAACAGAGTACAAATGATACTACTAATGAAGGCAAAGAACCAATAGATGTAACATAA
- a CDS encoding redoxin domain-containing protein, whose translation MTKTNATKKSAIIVSICMLICMVFGLTSQIKALNIGDPMPDFNLKDYDGKEHSLTQYKGKIVVIEFCSQECPYSRGADPDLAKLHAKYSTKGVVFIGIDSHFKTQPEDIKKYALETKKPYPILKDVENKYADKVDAKVTPEIFIVDKDGKLVYHGAFDDRKGPDGQPTEKYTENAIEALLAGKPIEKAETKAWGCTIKRVPKS comes from the coding sequence ATGACAAAGACCAACGCAACAAAAAAATCAGCCATCATAGTTTCAATATGTATGCTTATCTGTATGGTATTTGGGTTAACTTCCCAGATAAAAGCCCTGAATATTGGAGACCCCATGCCTGATTTCAATTTAAAAGATTATGATGGTAAAGAACATTCATTAACACAATACAAAGGGAAAATTGTTGTAATCGAGTTTTGTTCTCAAGAATGTCCCTATTCTCGAGGTGCAGACCCGGATTTAGCAAAGTTACATGCAAAATATAGCACAAAAGGTGTTGTCTTTATTGGAATTGATTCTCACTTTAAAACTCAACCTGAAGATATAAAAAAATATGCTCTTGAAACAAAAAAACCATATCCTATCTTAAAAGATGTAGAAAATAAGTATGCTGATAAAGTAGATGCAAAAGTAACGCCTGAAATTTTCATTGTAGATAAGGATGGTAAGCTAGTTTACCATGGGGCGTTTGATGACCGTAAAGGACCCGATGGACAGCCAACAGAAAAATATACCGAGAATGCCATCGAAGCCTTATTAGCGGGTAAACCGATAGAAAAAGCAGAAACAAAAGCATGGGGTTGCACTATAAAAAGAGTTCCGAAAAGTTAG
- a CDS encoding HU family DNA-binding protein has product MAFKKAKKEDKPMTKAQIISTLAEATGLTKKNINEVLQSLVELAYAQAPASFVIPGLGKLVVVDRKARIQINPQTKEKMKVPAKKVLKFRIAKAAKDAVLGAKK; this is encoded by the coding sequence ATGGCGTTCAAAAAAGCAAAAAAAGAAGATAAGCCAATGACCAAAGCCCAAATCATCAGCACGCTTGCTGAAGCAACAGGGTTAACCAAGAAGAACATTAATGAAGTTCTTCAAAGTTTAGTAGAGTTGGCTTATGCACAAGCACCCGCCAGTTTTGTCATTCCTGGTTTAGGCAAACTGGTAGTGGTGGACCGTAAAGCCCGTATTCAAATCAATCCTCAGACCAAAGAAAAAATGAAGGTCCCCGCAAAGAAAGTTTTGAAATTCCGGATTGCAAAAGCGGCAAAAGATGCAGTTCTGGGAGCAAAGAAGTAA
- a CDS encoding 2-phosphosulfolactate phosphatase — MIAYLIQGKEGCIFGKTNHLGIVVVDALRASATAIMLLHSGAKRILVTDEVAHALHIKSYHSNALLYGERNGLPPAGFDYGNSPRETTHARGKEVIFTTTTGARLLIEGYDEAIPFLIMATTINAKAVSNFLKKQNKDFVVVPAGLFDDVNFSAQEDWVAGSYIVSLLDVQIEHGKDDYEYWKEKIDLEGIEQLFNSAPHADKLRKIGLHEDIRWCSQTNISNCIPKVVKKEKEYIILENIGSY, encoded by the coding sequence GTGATTGCTTATTTAATACAAGGTAAAGAAGGTTGTATTTTTGGAAAAACAAATCATTTAGGTATTGTCGTCGTAGATGCATTAAGAGCAAGTGCTACTGCTATCATGTTGCTTCATTCTGGTGCTAAAAGAATTTTAGTTACCGATGAAGTAGCGCATGCTCTCCACATAAAATCCTATCACTCAAACGCATTATTATATGGGGAACGAAATGGGTTGCCTCCTGCCGGTTTTGATTATGGAAATAGTCCACGGGAAACAACACATGCACGAGGTAAGGAAGTTATCTTTACAACCACAACGGGTGCCCGCCTCCTTATTGAAGGATATGATGAAGCCATTCCTTTTTTAATCATGGCTACAACTATTAACGCAAAAGCAGTAAGTAACTTTCTAAAAAAGCAGAATAAAGATTTTGTTGTTGTTCCTGCAGGTTTGTTTGACGATGTAAATTTTTCTGCTCAAGAAGATTGGGTTGCAGGAAGTTATATCGTTAGTTTATTAGATGTTCAAATAGAACATGGAAAAGACGATTATGAATATTGGAAGGAAAAAATCGATTTAGAAGGAATAGAACAGTTGTTCAATTCTGCACCGCACGCAGATAAACTCCGTAAAATAGGTCTCCACGAAGATATTCGCTGGTGTTCTCAAACCAATATTTCTAATTGTATTCCTAAAGTAGTGAAAAAAGAAAAAGAATATATTATTCTTGAAAATATTGGGTCTTATTAA